From Aphelocoma coerulescens isolate FSJ_1873_10779 chromosome 15, UR_Acoe_1.0, whole genome shotgun sequence, one genomic window encodes:
- the SMTN gene encoding smoothelin isoform X4 — translation MSQENLLGMDEGALRKLLEATLDLAERRRIRSAIRELQRQELERDEETLASKRFRPERSSQRQNNKENWPQSQRLEEEQQAALAALSEQLEAITSVEELTKLLRAAGEYEERKLIRAAIRKLRAEEIEAATLSGNVQSSRRDGSKSPTVPGEANIVQRDNAETPALTGSEESCGEGSTKPPGTDRSRESSQQDDAEPALAGPDESGYGEAVEQPPAQEPEGSAAHKREDVVEQEHVPDRMKELCSQQAGDPEKPTGQEPLLLLTAVVSGTLVLLELQPAPEPDPEPEDGGEDLQHGQPQGQPQAAWNEGNLGRPASAPEPSVVQGPRREHPIPGQPSAGNQLHVGVHRPGGRHRRPPVASVPTQEVMGTPAHQNTHRWELTPSSLCLAGPTAPRPAGPPPSPAAGSVRERAQRFGTAGAGGAGGRAGAAQWQRGPRTAPPAPPQNARGSGGGGAEQRPAPRPAGPRLDAMKTFFTIEIKDGRVQPLASRITAVPGSQRAEVTLGLRTTPIRITTIPSTVSSICNISSVSSNVTKMEPEVVEQHQAPRLEPELPNGMEKVQVREVERKSKLNVEELSRIEDEDVLDKMLDRTTDFEERRLIRNAMRELRQRKRDQREKERDQRLQEARSQSVAGRAGHTTETTTMQSTQSADGSARSTVTKTERLIQSSDGTKTSHTTTMESSYVKRSDNGNSTFVQTKSSYSSSSKKTGSIFDREDESASRQSSLAALERRQAEKKKELMKAQSLPKTSASQARKAMMEKLQKEGGSSPNPAASQTTVQRSSSFGVPNASSIKQMLLDWCRAKTRGYEHVDIQNFSSSWSDGMAFCALVHNFFPDAFDYSKLTPQNRRQNFEVAFSSAETLVDCVPLVEVEDMMIMGKKPDAKCVFTYVQSLYNHLRRHELRMRQKEC, via the exons CTGGAGGCCACACTGGACCTGGCCGAGCGGCGCCGCATCCGCTCGGCCATCCGGGAGCTGCAGCGGCAGGAGTTGGAGCGGGACGAGGAGACATTGGCATCCAAGCGCTTCCGCCCAGAGCGCAGCAGCCAACGACAGAACAACAAGGAGAATTGGCCACA GTCCCAGCGCCTGGaagaggagcagcaggcagccctggctgccttGTCTGAGCAGCTGGAAGCCATCACCAGCGTGGAGGAACTGACAAAACTG CTGCGGGCAGCAGGTGAGTATGAGGAGCGCAAGTTGATCCGAGCTGCTATCCGTAAGCTGCGGGCTGAGGAGATTGAAG CCGCGACCCTGTCTGGGAATGTGCAGAGCAGCCGGAGGGATGGCAGCAAGTCCCCCACTGTGCCTGGGGAAGCGAACATTGTCCAGAGGGACAATGCTGAAACACCAGCCCTTACTGGGAGTGAAGAGAGCTGTGGTGAGGGCAGCACCAAGCCACCAGGCACagacaggagcagggagagcagccagcaggatgatgcagagccagcactggctgGGCCAGATGAGAGTGGGTATGGGGAGGCTGTGGAGCAGCCCCCTGCCCAGGAGCCCGAAGGCTCAGCG GCCCACAAGCGAGAGGATGTGGTGGAGCAGGAGCATGTCCCAGACAGGATGAAGGAGCTGTGCAGCCAGCAGGCGGGAGACCCCGAGAAACCCACTGGTCAGG AGCCTCTTCTCTTACTCACAGCTGTGGTTTCGGGGACCCTTgtgctcctggagctgcagccagccccAGAGCCCGATCCGGAGCCTGAGGATGGTGGTGAGGACCTGCAGCATGGCCAgccccaggggcagccccaggcagcttGGAATGAAGGGAACCTGGGCAGACCTGCCAGCGCCCCAGAGCCCAGTGTGGTGCAAGGTCCCAGAAGGGAGCACCCCATCCCGGGCCAGCCCAGTGCTGGCAACCAG cTTCATGTTGGGGTGCACAGGCCAGGTGGGAGACACAGGAGGCCACCAGTGG CATCAGTGCCCACCCAGGAGGTAATGGGGACCCCGGCTCACCAGAATACTCACCGGTGGGAGCTGACGCCCTCCTCCCTTTGCCTGGCTGGCCCCACGG CGCCGCGCCCCGCCGGACCCCCACCTTCCCCCGCCGCCGGCTCGGTGCGGGAGCGCGCGCAGCGGTTCGGGacggcgggggcgggcggcgcgggggggcgggccggggccgcccaATGGCAGCGGGGGccccgcacggccccgccggcgccCCCTCAAAAcgcacggggcagcggcggcggcggcgcagagcagcgcccggccccgcgccctgCCGGTCCCCGCCTCGACGCCATGAAGACCTTCTTCACCATCGAGATCAAGGATGGGCGTGTGCAGCCCCTGGCATCTCGCATCACGGCTGTCCCCGGCAGCCAGCGGGCAG AGGTGACTCTGGGGCTGCGGACCACCCCCATCCGTATCACCACCATCCCCAGCACTGTCAGCAGCATCTGCAACATCAGCAGTGTCAGCAGCAATGTCACCAAG ATGGAGCCGGAGGTGGTAGAGCAGCACCAGGCGCCAAGGCTGGAACCAGAGCTGCCCAATGGCATGGAGAAGGTGCAAGTGAGGGAGGTGGAGAGGAAGAGCAAGCTGAATGTCGAGGAGCTGAGCAGGATTGAGGATGAGGATGTTCTGGATAAGATG CTGGATCGTACAACAGACTTTGAGGAGCGACGGCTGATTCGAAATGCTATGCGGGAGCTGCGCCAGCGCAAGCGAG ACCAGCGGGAGAAGGAGCGGGACCAGCGGCTGCAGGAAGCGAGGAGCCAATCTGTGGCAGGAAGGGCTGGCCACACCACAGAGACCACCACCATGCAGAGCACTCAGTCAGCCGATGGCTCGGCACGCAGCACTGTCACCAAGACTGAGCGTCTCATCCAGTCTA gtgaTGGCACCAAGACCTCCCATACTACAACCATGGAGTCGAGTTATGTGAAGAGATCAGACA ATGGCAACAGCACTTTCGTTCAAACCAAATCATCCTACAGCTCCTCATCCAAGAAGACAGGCAG CATTTTTGACCGTGAGGATGAGAGTGCCTCTCGGcagagcagcctggctgcgCTGGAGCGGCGTCAGGCGGAGAAGAAGAAGGAACTGATGAAGGCTCAGAGCCTGCCCAAGACATCAGCCTCACAGGCACGCAAGGCCATGATGGAGAAGCTGCAGAAGGAGGGTGGGAG TTCACCAAACCCCGCAGCATCGCAGACCACTGTGCAGCGCTCCTCCAGCTTTGGCGTGCCCAACGCCAGCAGTATCAAGCAGATGTTGCTGGACTGGTGCAGAGCCAAGACCCGGGGCTATGAG CACGTGGACATCCAGAACTTCTCATCCAGCTGGAGTGATGGCATGGCCTTCTGTGCCTTGGTCCACAATTTTTTCCCTGACGCGTTTGACTACAGTAAGCTGACACCCCAGAACCGCCGCCAAAACTTTGAGGTGGCCTTCTCTTCTGCAGA
- the SMTN gene encoding smoothelin isoform X3 yields the protein MSQENLLGMDEGALRKLLEATLDLAERRRIRSAIRELQRQELERDEETLASKRFRPERSSQRQNNKENWPQSQRLEEEQQAALAALSEQLEAITSVEELTKLLRAAGEYEERKLIRAAIRKLRAEEIEAATLSGNVQSSRRDGSKSPTVPGEANIVQRDNAETPALTGSEESCGEGSTKPPGTDRSRESSQQDDAEPALAGPDESGYGEAVEQPPAQEPEGSAAHKREDVVEQEHVPDRMKELCSQQAGDPEKPTGQAVVSGTLVLLELQPAPEPDPEPEDGGEDLQHGQPQGQPQAAWNEGNLGRPASAPEPSVVQGPRREHPIPGQPSAGNQLHVGVHRPGGRHRRPPVASVPTQEVMGTPAHQNTHRWELTPSSLCLAGPTAPRPAGPPPSPAAGSVRERAQRFGTAGAGGAGGRAGAAQWQRGPRTAPPAPPQNARGSGGGGAEQRPAPRPAGPRLDAMKTFFTIEIKDGRVQPLASRITAVPGSQRAEVTLGLRTTPIRITTIPSTVSSICNISSVSSNVTKDPCTHFEGTEEPSGPVAHPPTFSSTRQQSALHLSRSNSSMEPEVVEQHQAPRLEPELPNGMEKVQVREVERKSKLNVEELSRIEDEDVLDKMLDRTTDFEERRLIRNAMRELRQRKRDQREKERDQRLQEARSQSVAGRAGHTTETTTMQSTQSADGSARSTVTKTERLIQSSDGTKTSHTTTMESSYVKRSDNGNSTFVQTKSSYSSSSKKTGSIFDREDESASRQSSLAALERRQAEKKKELMKAQSLPKTSASQARKAMMEKLQKEGGSSPNPAASQTTVQRSSSFGVPNASSIKQMLLDWCRAKTRGYEHVDIQNFSSSWSDGMAFCALVHNFFPDAFDYSKLTPQNRRQNFEVAFSSAETLVDCVPLVEVEDMMIMGKKPDAKCVFTYVQSLYNHLRRHELRMRQKEC from the exons CTGGAGGCCACACTGGACCTGGCCGAGCGGCGCCGCATCCGCTCGGCCATCCGGGAGCTGCAGCGGCAGGAGTTGGAGCGGGACGAGGAGACATTGGCATCCAAGCGCTTCCGCCCAGAGCGCAGCAGCCAACGACAGAACAACAAGGAGAATTGGCCACA GTCCCAGCGCCTGGaagaggagcagcaggcagccctggctgccttGTCTGAGCAGCTGGAAGCCATCACCAGCGTGGAGGAACTGACAAAACTG CTGCGGGCAGCAGGTGAGTATGAGGAGCGCAAGTTGATCCGAGCTGCTATCCGTAAGCTGCGGGCTGAGGAGATTGAAG CCGCGACCCTGTCTGGGAATGTGCAGAGCAGCCGGAGGGATGGCAGCAAGTCCCCCACTGTGCCTGGGGAAGCGAACATTGTCCAGAGGGACAATGCTGAAACACCAGCCCTTACTGGGAGTGAAGAGAGCTGTGGTGAGGGCAGCACCAAGCCACCAGGCACagacaggagcagggagagcagccagcaggatgatgcagagccagcactggctgGGCCAGATGAGAGTGGGTATGGGGAGGCTGTGGAGCAGCCCCCTGCCCAGGAGCCCGAAGGCTCAGCG GCCCACAAGCGAGAGGATGTGGTGGAGCAGGAGCATGTCCCAGACAGGATGAAGGAGCTGTGCAGCCAGCAGGCGGGAGACCCCGAGAAACCCACTGGTCAGG CTGTGGTTTCGGGGACCCTTgtgctcctggagctgcagccagccccAGAGCCCGATCCGGAGCCTGAGGATGGTGGTGAGGACCTGCAGCATGGCCAgccccaggggcagccccaggcagcttGGAATGAAGGGAACCTGGGCAGACCTGCCAGCGCCCCAGAGCCCAGTGTGGTGCAAGGTCCCAGAAGGGAGCACCCCATCCCGGGCCAGCCCAGTGCTGGCAACCAG cTTCATGTTGGGGTGCACAGGCCAGGTGGGAGACACAGGAGGCCACCAGTGG CATCAGTGCCCACCCAGGAGGTAATGGGGACCCCGGCTCACCAGAATACTCACCGGTGGGAGCTGACGCCCTCCTCCCTTTGCCTGGCTGGCCCCACGG CGCCGCGCCCCGCCGGACCCCCACCTTCCCCCGCCGCCGGCTCGGTGCGGGAGCGCGCGCAGCGGTTCGGGacggcgggggcgggcggcgcgggggggcgggccggggccgcccaATGGCAGCGGGGGccccgcacggccccgccggcgccCCCTCAAAAcgcacggggcagcggcggcggcggcgcagagcagcgcccggccccgcgccctgCCGGTCCCCGCCTCGACGCCATGAAGACCTTCTTCACCATCGAGATCAAGGATGGGCGTGTGCAGCCCCTGGCATCTCGCATCACGGCTGTCCCCGGCAGCCAGCGGGCAG AGGTGACTCTGGGGCTGCGGACCACCCCCATCCGTATCACCACCATCCCCAGCACTGTCAGCAGCATCTGCAACATCAGCAGTGTCAGCAGCAATGTCACCAAG GACCCTTGCACCCACTTTGAGGGCACGGAGGAGCCCAGTGGCCCTGTGGCCCATCCACCCACTTTCTCCAGTACGCGCCAGCAATCGGCCCTGCATCTCTCCCGAAGCAACAGCAGC ATGGAGCCGGAGGTGGTAGAGCAGCACCAGGCGCCAAGGCTGGAACCAGAGCTGCCCAATGGCATGGAGAAGGTGCAAGTGAGGGAGGTGGAGAGGAAGAGCAAGCTGAATGTCGAGGAGCTGAGCAGGATTGAGGATGAGGATGTTCTGGATAAGATG CTGGATCGTACAACAGACTTTGAGGAGCGACGGCTGATTCGAAATGCTATGCGGGAGCTGCGCCAGCGCAAGCGAG ACCAGCGGGAGAAGGAGCGGGACCAGCGGCTGCAGGAAGCGAGGAGCCAATCTGTGGCAGGAAGGGCTGGCCACACCACAGAGACCACCACCATGCAGAGCACTCAGTCAGCCGATGGCTCGGCACGCAGCACTGTCACCAAGACTGAGCGTCTCATCCAGTCTA gtgaTGGCACCAAGACCTCCCATACTACAACCATGGAGTCGAGTTATGTGAAGAGATCAGACA ATGGCAACAGCACTTTCGTTCAAACCAAATCATCCTACAGCTCCTCATCCAAGAAGACAGGCAG CATTTTTGACCGTGAGGATGAGAGTGCCTCTCGGcagagcagcctggctgcgCTGGAGCGGCGTCAGGCGGAGAAGAAGAAGGAACTGATGAAGGCTCAGAGCCTGCCCAAGACATCAGCCTCACAGGCACGCAAGGCCATGATGGAGAAGCTGCAGAAGGAGGGTGGGAG TTCACCAAACCCCGCAGCATCGCAGACCACTGTGCAGCGCTCCTCCAGCTTTGGCGTGCCCAACGCCAGCAGTATCAAGCAGATGTTGCTGGACTGGTGCAGAGCCAAGACCCGGGGCTATGAG CACGTGGACATCCAGAACTTCTCATCCAGCTGGAGTGATGGCATGGCCTTCTGTGCCTTGGTCCACAATTTTTTCCCTGACGCGTTTGACTACAGTAAGCTGACACCCCAGAACCGCCGCCAAAACTTTGAGGTGGCCTTCTCTTCTGCAGA
- the SMTN gene encoding smoothelin isoform X1: MSQENLLGMDEGALRKLLEATLDLAERRRIRSAIRELQRQELERDEETLASKRFRPERSSQRQNNKENWPQSQRLEEEQQAALAALSEQLEAITSVEELTKLLRAAGEYEERKLIRAAIRKLRAEEIEAATLSGNVQSSRRDGSKSPTVPGEANIVQRDNAETPALTGSEESCGEGSTKPPGTDRSRESSQQDDAEPALAGPDESGYGEAVEQPPAQEPEGSAAHKREDVVEQEHVPDRMKELCSQQAGDPEKPTGQEPLLLLTAVVSGTLVLLELQPAPEPDPEPEDGGEDLQHGQPQGQPQAAWNEGNLGRPASAPEPSVVQGPRREHPIPGQPSAGNQLHVGVHRPGGRHRRPPVASVPTQEVMGTPAHQNTHRWELTPSSLCLAGPTAPRPAGPPPSPAAGSVRERAQRFGTAGAGGAGGRAGAAQWQRGPRTAPPAPPQNARGSGGGGAEQRPAPRPAGPRLDAMKTFFTIEIKDGRVQPLASRITAVPGSQRAEVTLGLRTTPIRITTIPSTVSSICNISSVSSNVTKDPCTHFEGTEEPSGPVAHPPTFSSTRQQSALHLSRSNSSMEPEVVEQHQAPRLEPELPNGMEKVQVREVERKSKLNVEELSRIEDEDVLDKMLDRTTDFEERRLIRNAMRELRQRKRDQREKERDQRLQEARSQSVAGRAGHTTETTTMQSTQSADGSARSTVTKTERLIQSSDGTKTSHTTTMESSYVKRSDNGNSTFVQTKSSYSSSSKKTGSIFDREDESASRQSSLAALERRQAEKKKELMKAQSLPKTSASQARKAMMEKLQKEGGSSPNPAASQTTVQRSSSFGVPNASSIKQMLLDWCRAKTRGYEHVDIQNFSSSWSDGMAFCALVHNFFPDAFDYSKLTPQNRRQNFEVAFSSAETLVDCVPLVEVEDMMIMGKKPDAKCVFTYVQSLYNHLRRHELRMRQKEC, from the exons CTGGAGGCCACACTGGACCTGGCCGAGCGGCGCCGCATCCGCTCGGCCATCCGGGAGCTGCAGCGGCAGGAGTTGGAGCGGGACGAGGAGACATTGGCATCCAAGCGCTTCCGCCCAGAGCGCAGCAGCCAACGACAGAACAACAAGGAGAATTGGCCACA GTCCCAGCGCCTGGaagaggagcagcaggcagccctggctgccttGTCTGAGCAGCTGGAAGCCATCACCAGCGTGGAGGAACTGACAAAACTG CTGCGGGCAGCAGGTGAGTATGAGGAGCGCAAGTTGATCCGAGCTGCTATCCGTAAGCTGCGGGCTGAGGAGATTGAAG CCGCGACCCTGTCTGGGAATGTGCAGAGCAGCCGGAGGGATGGCAGCAAGTCCCCCACTGTGCCTGGGGAAGCGAACATTGTCCAGAGGGACAATGCTGAAACACCAGCCCTTACTGGGAGTGAAGAGAGCTGTGGTGAGGGCAGCACCAAGCCACCAGGCACagacaggagcagggagagcagccagcaggatgatgcagagccagcactggctgGGCCAGATGAGAGTGGGTATGGGGAGGCTGTGGAGCAGCCCCCTGCCCAGGAGCCCGAAGGCTCAGCG GCCCACAAGCGAGAGGATGTGGTGGAGCAGGAGCATGTCCCAGACAGGATGAAGGAGCTGTGCAGCCAGCAGGCGGGAGACCCCGAGAAACCCACTGGTCAGG AGCCTCTTCTCTTACTCACAGCTGTGGTTTCGGGGACCCTTgtgctcctggagctgcagccagccccAGAGCCCGATCCGGAGCCTGAGGATGGTGGTGAGGACCTGCAGCATGGCCAgccccaggggcagccccaggcagcttGGAATGAAGGGAACCTGGGCAGACCTGCCAGCGCCCCAGAGCCCAGTGTGGTGCAAGGTCCCAGAAGGGAGCACCCCATCCCGGGCCAGCCCAGTGCTGGCAACCAG cTTCATGTTGGGGTGCACAGGCCAGGTGGGAGACACAGGAGGCCACCAGTGG CATCAGTGCCCACCCAGGAGGTAATGGGGACCCCGGCTCACCAGAATACTCACCGGTGGGAGCTGACGCCCTCCTCCCTTTGCCTGGCTGGCCCCACGG CGCCGCGCCCCGCCGGACCCCCACCTTCCCCCGCCGCCGGCTCGGTGCGGGAGCGCGCGCAGCGGTTCGGGacggcgggggcgggcggcgcgggggggcgggccggggccgcccaATGGCAGCGGGGGccccgcacggccccgccggcgccCCCTCAAAAcgcacggggcagcggcggcggcggcgcagagcagcgcccggccccgcgccctgCCGGTCCCCGCCTCGACGCCATGAAGACCTTCTTCACCATCGAGATCAAGGATGGGCGTGTGCAGCCCCTGGCATCTCGCATCACGGCTGTCCCCGGCAGCCAGCGGGCAG AGGTGACTCTGGGGCTGCGGACCACCCCCATCCGTATCACCACCATCCCCAGCACTGTCAGCAGCATCTGCAACATCAGCAGTGTCAGCAGCAATGTCACCAAG GACCCTTGCACCCACTTTGAGGGCACGGAGGAGCCCAGTGGCCCTGTGGCCCATCCACCCACTTTCTCCAGTACGCGCCAGCAATCGGCCCTGCATCTCTCCCGAAGCAACAGCAGC ATGGAGCCGGAGGTGGTAGAGCAGCACCAGGCGCCAAGGCTGGAACCAGAGCTGCCCAATGGCATGGAGAAGGTGCAAGTGAGGGAGGTGGAGAGGAAGAGCAAGCTGAATGTCGAGGAGCTGAGCAGGATTGAGGATGAGGATGTTCTGGATAAGATG CTGGATCGTACAACAGACTTTGAGGAGCGACGGCTGATTCGAAATGCTATGCGGGAGCTGCGCCAGCGCAAGCGAG ACCAGCGGGAGAAGGAGCGGGACCAGCGGCTGCAGGAAGCGAGGAGCCAATCTGTGGCAGGAAGGGCTGGCCACACCACAGAGACCACCACCATGCAGAGCACTCAGTCAGCCGATGGCTCGGCACGCAGCACTGTCACCAAGACTGAGCGTCTCATCCAGTCTA gtgaTGGCACCAAGACCTCCCATACTACAACCATGGAGTCGAGTTATGTGAAGAGATCAGACA ATGGCAACAGCACTTTCGTTCAAACCAAATCATCCTACAGCTCCTCATCCAAGAAGACAGGCAG CATTTTTGACCGTGAGGATGAGAGTGCCTCTCGGcagagcagcctggctgcgCTGGAGCGGCGTCAGGCGGAGAAGAAGAAGGAACTGATGAAGGCTCAGAGCCTGCCCAAGACATCAGCCTCACAGGCACGCAAGGCCATGATGGAGAAGCTGCAGAAGGAGGGTGGGAG TTCACCAAACCCCGCAGCATCGCAGACCACTGTGCAGCGCTCCTCCAGCTTTGGCGTGCCCAACGCCAGCAGTATCAAGCAGATGTTGCTGGACTGGTGCAGAGCCAAGACCCGGGGCTATGAG CACGTGGACATCCAGAACTTCTCATCCAGCTGGAGTGATGGCATGGCCTTCTGTGCCTTGGTCCACAATTTTTTCCCTGACGCGTTTGACTACAGTAAGCTGACACCCCAGAACCGCCGCCAAAACTTTGAGGTGGCCTTCTCTTCTGCAGA
- the SMTN gene encoding smoothelin isoform X6, translated as MSQENLLGMDEGALRKLLEATLDLAERRRIRSAIRELQRQELERDEETLASKRFRPERSSQRQNNKENWPQSQRLEEEQQAALAALSEQLEAITSVEELTKLLRAAGEYEERKLIRAAIRKLRAEEIEAATLSGNVQSSRRDGSKSPTVPGEANIVQRDNAETPALTGSEESCGEGSTKPPGTDRSRESSQQDDAEPALAGPDESGYGEAVEQPPAQEPEGSAAHKREDVVEQEHVPDRMKELCSQQAGDPEKPTGQASVPTQEVMGTPAHQNTHRWELTPSSLCLAGPTAPRPAGPPPSPAAGSVRERAQRFGTAGAGGAGGRAGAAQWQRGPRTAPPAPPQNARGSGGGGAEQRPAPRPAGPRLDAMKTFFTIEIKDGRVQPLASRITAVPGSQRAEVTLGLRTTPIRITTIPSTVSSICNISSVSSNVTKDPCTHFEGTEEPSGPVAHPPTFSSTRQQSALHLSRSNSSMEPEVVEQHQAPRLEPELPNGMEKVQVREVERKSKLNVEELSRIEDEDVLDKMLDRTTDFEERRLIRNAMRELRQRKRDQREKERDQRLQEARSQSVAGRAGHTTETTTMQSTQSADGSARSTVTKTERLIQSSDGTKTSHTTTMESSYVKRSDNGNSTFVQTKSSYSSSSKKTGSIFDREDESASRQSSLAALERRQAEKKKELMKAQSLPKTSASQARKAMMEKLQKEGGSSPNPAASQTTVQRSSSFGVPNASSIKQMLLDWCRAKTRGYEHVDIQNFSSSWSDGMAFCALVHNFFPDAFDYSKLTPQNRRQNFEVAFSSAETLVDCVPLVEVEDMMIMGKKPDAKCVFTYVQSLYNHLRRHELRMRQKEC; from the exons CTGGAGGCCACACTGGACCTGGCCGAGCGGCGCCGCATCCGCTCGGCCATCCGGGAGCTGCAGCGGCAGGAGTTGGAGCGGGACGAGGAGACATTGGCATCCAAGCGCTTCCGCCCAGAGCGCAGCAGCCAACGACAGAACAACAAGGAGAATTGGCCACA GTCCCAGCGCCTGGaagaggagcagcaggcagccctggctgccttGTCTGAGCAGCTGGAAGCCATCACCAGCGTGGAGGAACTGACAAAACTG CTGCGGGCAGCAGGTGAGTATGAGGAGCGCAAGTTGATCCGAGCTGCTATCCGTAAGCTGCGGGCTGAGGAGATTGAAG CCGCGACCCTGTCTGGGAATGTGCAGAGCAGCCGGAGGGATGGCAGCAAGTCCCCCACTGTGCCTGGGGAAGCGAACATTGTCCAGAGGGACAATGCTGAAACACCAGCCCTTACTGGGAGTGAAGAGAGCTGTGGTGAGGGCAGCACCAAGCCACCAGGCACagacaggagcagggagagcagccagcaggatgatgcagagccagcactggctgGGCCAGATGAGAGTGGGTATGGGGAGGCTGTGGAGCAGCCCCCTGCCCAGGAGCCCGAAGGCTCAGCG GCCCACAAGCGAGAGGATGTGGTGGAGCAGGAGCATGTCCCAGACAGGATGAAGGAGCTGTGCAGCCAGCAGGCGGGAGACCCCGAGAAACCCACTGGTCAGG CATCAGTGCCCACCCAGGAGGTAATGGGGACCCCGGCTCACCAGAATACTCACCGGTGGGAGCTGACGCCCTCCTCCCTTTGCCTGGCTGGCCCCACGG CGCCGCGCCCCGCCGGACCCCCACCTTCCCCCGCCGCCGGCTCGGTGCGGGAGCGCGCGCAGCGGTTCGGGacggcgggggcgggcggcgcgggggggcgggccggggccgcccaATGGCAGCGGGGGccccgcacggccccgccggcgccCCCTCAAAAcgcacggggcagcggcggcggcggcgcagagcagcgcccggccccgcgccctgCCGGTCCCCGCCTCGACGCCATGAAGACCTTCTTCACCATCGAGATCAAGGATGGGCGTGTGCAGCCCCTGGCATCTCGCATCACGGCTGTCCCCGGCAGCCAGCGGGCAG AGGTGACTCTGGGGCTGCGGACCACCCCCATCCGTATCACCACCATCCCCAGCACTGTCAGCAGCATCTGCAACATCAGCAGTGTCAGCAGCAATGTCACCAAG GACCCTTGCACCCACTTTGAGGGCACGGAGGAGCCCAGTGGCCCTGTGGCCCATCCACCCACTTTCTCCAGTACGCGCCAGCAATCGGCCCTGCATCTCTCCCGAAGCAACAGCAGC ATGGAGCCGGAGGTGGTAGAGCAGCACCAGGCGCCAAGGCTGGAACCAGAGCTGCCCAATGGCATGGAGAAGGTGCAAGTGAGGGAGGTGGAGAGGAAGAGCAAGCTGAATGTCGAGGAGCTGAGCAGGATTGAGGATGAGGATGTTCTGGATAAGATG CTGGATCGTACAACAGACTTTGAGGAGCGACGGCTGATTCGAAATGCTATGCGGGAGCTGCGCCAGCGCAAGCGAG ACCAGCGGGAGAAGGAGCGGGACCAGCGGCTGCAGGAAGCGAGGAGCCAATCTGTGGCAGGAAGGGCTGGCCACACCACAGAGACCACCACCATGCAGAGCACTCAGTCAGCCGATGGCTCGGCACGCAGCACTGTCACCAAGACTGAGCGTCTCATCCAGTCTA gtgaTGGCACCAAGACCTCCCATACTACAACCATGGAGTCGAGTTATGTGAAGAGATCAGACA ATGGCAACAGCACTTTCGTTCAAACCAAATCATCCTACAGCTCCTCATCCAAGAAGACAGGCAG CATTTTTGACCGTGAGGATGAGAGTGCCTCTCGGcagagcagcctggctgcgCTGGAGCGGCGTCAGGCGGAGAAGAAGAAGGAACTGATGAAGGCTCAGAGCCTGCCCAAGACATCAGCCTCACAGGCACGCAAGGCCATGATGGAGAAGCTGCAGAAGGAGGGTGGGAG TTCACCAAACCCCGCAGCATCGCAGACCACTGTGCAGCGCTCCTCCAGCTTTGGCGTGCCCAACGCCAGCAGTATCAAGCAGATGTTGCTGGACTGGTGCAGAGCCAAGACCCGGGGCTATGAG CACGTGGACATCCAGAACTTCTCATCCAGCTGGAGTGATGGCATGGCCTTCTGTGCCTTGGTCCACAATTTTTTCCCTGACGCGTTTGACTACAGTAAGCTGACACCCCAGAACCGCCGCCAAAACTTTGAGGTGGCCTTCTCTTCTGCAGA